The window AGCAAGAATTAGAGTGATTTCTTTGCCTTTATTATCTGCTGTGGCAAACTTGTACAGTTTAAAACTAAAGGTTAACTATTTCTGAGTgcgaataaaaataaaatcctccaAGTATAAATTAAGCTCAAAGGAAGTGTTCATACAGCTCCGTGCTCTTATGGTGCCAATTAATACTGACATTAAAAGAGCCATGGTATAATTCaggtttcacattacacattttggttatttaaaaaacatacaaacaagaaaagacatCTTACGTCATCTTATTTAATGTAACAATCCAGAAGCGTCTTCCTCATCCAGAATCGTgcctcattttattttcaccagATCGactctttgttttcatatgaCTGCATTAGTTACACAATAATACAATTAGGTGCAATAACAAATTAGGTTTGGGGATAATTTGGCTGGTATGCAGCAGCGGGGTGCAGGTTTGTTGACTCACCTCCTGGGACCATGTCAACACTTCACACAACACATTTGACACTTTAAATACGTAAACACTACTGCCCATATGCTGCAGAACAAAGAAATGTTCAACACTTAAAGGAATAAAGTTTCATTTATCGTACAATTGACATCATGAATCATCCCTGAGCTGCACATACTTCCAAAAAAATATTTGCGGCATTCCCTTATCTCACTGGGTTGACtattttgtaaaacattaaattagaGATAGAAAAGATTAGCAAATAAGAGGAACAACTTGAATAATTAATTGCTTGCAATCAGCTTgcaagcaaaaatgtaaaatctttgCTGGTTCAGTTTCTCAGTGGTGAAGTTTTTTAACTGCCACCTTAGGAAATTTCTGATTTCTTGAGTATATCTGAtgattttctaacattttaatatcatttACATTCGTCTGATGTACagataaaataatcattagatGCACCCCCAAGCAAGTACACAGGCACCAGGAATGCCATTTGTAACTCCTTGTCTAAATGTTACCGGACACATTGCCTGAATATGCAAGTTTTAATACGCAGAATGACACAGAGAGCAAACATGATGAAGTGCAGATCTGCCTTCATCACTTTTGCGTAATGATTAAGCAAAAATCCAAAagagattcatttatttatttttccaataTGTTTTGGACTCTTAAGGGAAAGGATCCCACAGAAAGTCCTTACAAAATACTGGTTTAGGGATCCCTTTCATCCATCCCAGTATTATGATACGCACTGCAACATAGCCTGCATTTTCTGCTTCAACAAGTCAGACATTATTACCTGAGCAGGTAGATCAACACATTTTGAGAGTGAATATGTGAAGTGATCAGAACAGGTACTGAAATCCTACCATCACCAGAACAAACCTGAGTTTACTCTGGGTTGACTGGGTTGCCAGGCTTTAGCTTTCACAAGGACAAACAGTATATAGAAGTTGATGATCTCCTAGGTGGTGTGCAGTTGATGTCAAACTCTGGCGATTGCACGCTCAGGCTACCTGGGTGGCACGAAGGAAAATACGCCATCGACCAGAATGTATATTACCCTACCCAAGTTATGTTGACCTTGAACAAAGCAATCAGGCCCCCTACTCCCACTACCTCAAAGAGAAGCAACAATCCCTGTGGGCTGTCCGTGCCTCTCACCTCATTTGGCTGCAGAAACAGTAACACAAATGGCAGGTAAAtcccctgaacacacacattcatgaagcagcagcagtgagattCAGCATTTTGTACCAATAGAAAATATCAAAGTTTATGTCAAGATTGTTCACTGCAGGACAACAAATTGACCGTTACATCGACGTCCTCCGCCTCAGAGTACGTTGTCTGAGGGCCTGTTTACTTTCCAGATAACACAGACTGTTTCTGATGGGTCAACATTCAATTTTATTTGCCCGTATAAACAAGGAAAAAGGAAGGAGGTGCAGGAAAAATCATCTGCAGGAAAACAAGTACCTTCCTCACAGCTGCGGAGTTTCTTTTCCAGCTCCACACCCTCCTTCTCCAACAGAGCCAAGTTTGTCTCAATATCATTCAGCTCCGCCTCAATCTGCTCCACTGGAATATGATAAGACTTCACCtgatataaaacaaaagaactttAGAGTCACAGCCAACTAGAGATAACTTTAATTCAAAAATTCTGATTTTGGCCACTTAAACGTAAAAAGagtcttccttttttttttactgggaATGTAATGAAAGCATATTTGTAGAGCTGTTAATTAATCTCTTAAGAGACTTAATGGAGGGAACTTACAGAGGGTGACCTCATTTCAGTACTGGAGGCGTTGGTGGGTGACAAATACTTTCCCTTTTTAGCGCCTAAGAGGTAGATAAAATAGGATTAGATAGTTCTTTAATGGCAGCTTTTCAGAAAAGCATTGTCACATATGACTCCacctgatttattttcagtaaaaaaaaaaaaaaatgactgttcATATGAAATCAACAACTGAGGCCGTGTATGTGTGGCCATTGATGATGATATTTTTAATCAACCTGACGGATTTCCGTGATTGGCTGCCGCAGTCGCTGAAGTGCTAATAGATTCCACAGCTGACCGTCTGGGTGGGGATTTCACAGAGGAGTGACTCCCGTGTTTGGAACCTAAAACAAGAACAGGAAGGTTTACATGCTGTGGATCTGCAAAAAGTTCAATCAGCCAaaggatttttctgttttctcctcaaACTGAAGCCATTTACAAGAATCTCAGAATTCAGGGGAACATTTCTGGGAATCAGTGTGTGTAGACGATGCAAATAGGGGACCTAACTTTACAAATAGTCTGTTTAACATATGAAAATAACTTCATTTTTGTTATGGGAACTGATAGAGAAGCTCAAAAAATTGGTATAATTACTATATTCTGTGGCACAGCTCATTGATAATATAAAACATCACTAAAGACCAAGATTGTAAATTCTGAACATGGAACCTTTTGATCGAAAAACAAATGCGGACTCTATTAGCAGACTAAGGTCTCTCATTATAAATATAGCAACTCACCCAGGTTTCCAGAGCCAAGCTGAGGTTTCTGAGGAGAGACTTCCTTAAAGCGTCCAGGGTCAAACAGACTGGAACTGACTGGAGGGACTGCAGGTGCTGGAGACGAGGGAAGCCTTGTTTCACTGAAGGAGACCTTAGAGGAAGTCGTGGATGTGATTCCAGGCTTGTGTTGCTCAGTAAAGGCTTCAGCATTTCTGTAAGGAAGACccaatgaaatatttctttaaacgTGTCAGCATTAATAAATGGTGTAAAAGCAGATCATTTATGTGGGTGCTACAGACCTAAAGGACGaacataaagaagaaaaagaaaaaggcctCACCTTTGTATTTTGCATAGTCAGAAGTTGGTGAAAATGAGAGGGGAATCATCAGCAGGGATTAGAAATGAGAGAATCTAGCGTTAGAGCAGGAAAAGTTCAGGCCTGGCACTCCTTGCAGCTTGTTAGGACTGGGGGACAGAGCTAGTGGCTGCACACTGAGCCGGTCAACATTAACAGAGACGATGAAGCTCGAGGATTCGGCATTCTGGAGAGTAAATAAGCTGAAGGGTCAGGGGTGTTAAAATACACATCTACCAAGCTTTTATTGTCCACCTGTGAGTGAGTTACGTTACAACAGCGATTATCAAGATGACTAAGAATACTTACTTTAGACCCAGCTCAGTTTTCTGAGGTACGAGCTTTGATTGCCACTCGTAGATCGGATCTGCAGGAGGAAAAGCtgagtgaatgaatgacaaaacaaaacaaaaaatgatggCAAAGGAAAGCTTATCAGTACTTCATCTGTCACAACTGTTAAATTCATTCTCCTTACCTTCCAAACCAGAGACACATTATCATAATGACTTTGATTTAACGTCTGCTTTAACGCTCAATAAACCAAAGACTCCTTTGACTTTTCCTCGTGTCACACTCACCTGAACAGCTGATGATGAGTGCGTTCACTGGTTTCATTATCTAGTCTTTCATAACAGCACACTAACTAACTCACAtcagtatttaaaataaataaatgcatgaactCTCTGTAAAATTTGACATGAGTTGATCTCGATTTCCAAGACAATTTGGAGTGATGTCCACGGTCAGTGTGTGCTTCGTATTAGCAGGCGACATAATTACTTTCCATGACTGGGGGGCTTCTATCAAAGATGATAATTTGATGACCGTTCATATTAAAAACCAACAGTAATTGTGTTCCTGTCTGAAAAGCTGCTGACCGTCAGGACGCTGCACCCATGCGTGCACATCCATTCAAAGAGAATGACAGTTCAACTACGCAAGTTGATTACAAGTGCgagacagaaattaaaatgtcagcatCCAACATTGAGCTAAATGCACCGGCTGTGTAAATGGGGCAAAAATGACAAAGGGCTTTGTTTCCTATGAATGCGttctgagacagacagagacaatgaggaggaggtgaggattGGATGTTGGCTAGGAGTCAGAAAAATGGATcaacaactgaaataaatgtattagtGTTTGCCTTTGGCGGTTGTGTGTACAGTTGTTGGCCTTGTGTCGTCTTTGACGGCCTTCAGACATGGCGATTCCTTATTGTTTGTCTGGCTGGCGGAGGGCCGTCCTGCCCCGTTTCCTGCTGGGTCTTGGCTGCATTTGTCCTTTTTCAAACCGGGGATGTCAGCTGAACTTGGCTCACCTCCAAACCTGCAGTGAGAGAAAGCCCCCACCATCAGCCTTAATAACAGAAGTCATTACAAAACCATACCATGTGAAAGATTAGAAAAATCCAAATACTGCAAAGGAGAAACTATTCATGGCCACAGAGAGCATGCAGTGGAGTGGAGCGCTCACCGTCTCTCTGCTGATCGGATGGTGAACGGccgtttgttgttgttattgcagTTTTCTTCGGCCAATTTCTTCCCAATTATTGTCCTGGCTCTGCTCTTCTCATCTTCAGGACTCAGTGGGACCTTTGGCCTTCCTGAAACAGCTGAGAGCTCTGTGGCCTCCGTGACTGGCAGCGTGGCCTGGAAAAACCTCTGCCGGGCCGATTGCGTCTTCTGTGCTGAAGCCGTCCAGGACTGGGAAGGTGGAGTAGGACTGACGGGCTTCACAACAACACTGAGCGGGGCTGACAGCACAGAAGAGTGGCGTGCTGCTGGTTGCGTCTGGCTGGCACTATTTAACCGCACAGCTGAACTGGGGGGTCCATTTTTGATCTCAGGCTCGAAGGGGGGAAgtttgctgctgttctggtGGCTGTTGCAGATGAAAGTGTCTGGATTCTTCCCAGGTTTGTAGCCACCAGCGAGAAGGACGTTGGAGCATTCACTGCATCTGGTGGAAGTTTGTTAACATGAAATTATGAATGCTATAAACACAGTGTGTAACAGGAAAGTGTACAGATTAAATTCTTACTTGAAACAGCTTCTGTGATAGAGCTTGCCTTCCACAAAGTGCCTCTGGACCAGATGAACATGACTCTTGCATGCAACACATTTGCTGTTGAGAGTCCcatttttgttggtgttttctgCCAGAACTGCCTTCTGTGAAAGAGAATTAAAACTGAAGGAACACGCTATAAAAAACTGTATTACATGTACTTCATgaacatttaaactgaaaaagtAACTTCCTATTTAAACATAGTAATTAAAAGGAGAAAtaagacaacaaaaatatattgtaaaataCTGACCTGAACAGCAGGCCTCGCCCACTTGGCTGAAGACTGAGCAGTGAGAGCTGAGGGTAAATGATTCCCAGTGGTGGTTTTAGGCACGAAGGCTTTGGCAACCACTGGGAGATTTTTCTTCTCCGATGGTTCCTCCTTGGAGC of the Scatophagus argus isolate fScaArg1 chromosome 16, fScaArg1.pri, whole genome shotgun sequence genome contains:
- the micall2a gene encoding MICAL-like protein 2a isoform X2, which gives rise to MAAIKALEQWCKMHCEGYRDVAITNMTTSFRSGLAFCALIHKYRPDLIDYESLRKEDVFENNRLAFQVAEEKLGIPALLDAEDMVALRIPDRLSILTYVSQYYNYFNGRPPIGGVKRPAEGSKEEPSEKKNLPVVAKAFVPKTTTGNHLPSALTAQSSAKWARPAVQAVLAENTNKNGTLNSKCVACKSHVHLVQRHFVEGKLYHRSCFKCSECSNVLLAGGYKPGKNPDTFICNSHQNSSKLPPFEPEIKNGPPSSAVRLNSASQTQPAARHSSVLSAPLSVVVKPVSPTPPSQSWTASAQKTQSARQRFFQATLPVTEATELSAVSGRPKVPLSPEDEKSRARTIIGKKLAEENCNNNNKRPFTIRSAERRFGGEPSSADIPGLKKDKCSQDPAGNGAGRPSASQTNNKESPCLKAVKDDTRPTTVHTTAKDPIYEWQSKLVPQKTELGLKNAEAFTEQHKPGITSTTSSKVSFSETRLPSSPAPAVPPVSSSLFDPGRFKEVSPQKPQLGSGNLGSKHGSHSSVKSPPRRSAVESISTSATAAANHGNPSGAKKGKYLSPTNASSTEMRSPSVKSYHIPVEQIEAELNDIETNLALLEKEGVELEKKLRSCEEEGDGDILMDPLMVDWFNLIRKKQMYIRKESELVYTARTQELEQQQPGVEGELRRLLEKPDHLKSREEQQREKKLMQRLMEIVDGRNAIVEGLDEDRLREVEEDQQLNEMMKNLGVKKAKNKRKSSISKLFRKRSKRRVE
- the micall2a gene encoding MICAL-like protein 2a isoform X1, coding for MAAIKALEQWCKMHCEGYRDVAITNMTTSFRSGLAFCALIHKYRPDLIDYESLRKEDVFENNRLAFQVAEEKLGIPALLDAEDMVALRIPDRLSILTYVSQYYNYFNGRPPIGGVKRPAEGSKEEPSEKKNLPVVAKAFVPKTTTGNHLPSALTAQSSAKWARPAVQKAVLAENTNKNGTLNSKCVACKSHVHLVQRHFVEGKLYHRSCFKCSECSNVLLAGGYKPGKNPDTFICNSHQNSSKLPPFEPEIKNGPPSSAVRLNSASQTQPAARHSSVLSAPLSVVVKPVSPTPPSQSWTASAQKTQSARQRFFQATLPVTEATELSAVSGRPKVPLSPEDEKSRARTIIGKKLAEENCNNNNKRPFTIRSAERRFGGEPSSADIPGLKKDKCSQDPAGNGAGRPSASQTNNKESPCLKAVKDDTRPTTVHTTAKDPIYEWQSKLVPQKTELGLKNAEAFTEQHKPGITSTTSSKVSFSETRLPSSPAPAVPPVSSSLFDPGRFKEVSPQKPQLGSGNLGSKHGSHSSVKSPPRRSAVESISTSATAAANHGNPSGAKKGKYLSPTNASSTEMRSPSVKSYHIPVEQIEAELNDIETNLALLEKEGVELEKKLRSCEEEGDGDILMDPLMVDWFNLIRKKQMYIRKESELVYTARTQELEQQQPGVEGELRRLLEKPDHLKSREEQQREKKLMQRLMEIVDGRNAIVEGLDEDRLREVEEDQQLNEMMKNLGVKKAKNKRKSSISKLFRKRSKRRVE